In one window of Clarias gariepinus isolate MV-2021 ecotype Netherlands chromosome 10, CGAR_prim_01v2, whole genome shotgun sequence DNA:
- the si:ch211-132p1.2 gene encoding proteinase-activated receptor 4, translating to MAVPVSPSCAALFVLVSILSLLPLSSSVSSNCSSTPLFRPRMFTLTCNSTLEGKQKEDIQAATTVLLVPLLYLVSFVFGFPANLLALWVLLFRTKKFPSTVLLMNLTCLDLLLLLMLPFRIIYHFQGNNWVFGEGFCRLQIALFYGNMYGSVICLALIAVDRYVALVHPFGAKTLRSRKTSILMSVMVWVMVMIAAIPMLASQQTYFINNLSITTCHDAIPEKEKKNIFEPYFVTLFCLCFLLPLLVVIFCYSAVLRTLVAAGSRYSHATRVTALVMVVFIVCLLPSNILLLMNYSKLGKNSDYEDFIDTNNDDGNRLYVPYMISLAISTFNSSIDPFIFYYVSEDFRERARKLLSCSKTSYEASSSGSSSGTMRSKVTLLSMSGKTKGHSENGASNV from the coding sequence GTCCTCGCATGTTTACGCTCACTTGCAACTCGACACTGGAAGGAAAGCAGAAGGAGGACATCCAAGCGGCCACGACGGTTCTCCTGGTTCCTCTACTCTACCTTGTCTCTTTTGTGTTCGGTTTCCCCGCTAACCTCCTGGCGCTGTGGGTTCTTCTCTTCCGCACAAAAAAGTTTCCTTCCACTGTTCTGTTAATGAACCTTACCTGCTTGGACCTCCTTCTTCTCCTCATGCTTCCTTTCCGCATCATCTACCACTTCCAGGGAAACAACTGGGTGTTTGGGGAAGGCTTCTGCCGCCTGCAAATCGCCCTGTTTTACGGGAACATGTACGGCTCGGTGATTTGCCTGGCGCTGATCGCAGTGGACCGTTACGTGGCTCTGGTGCATCCGTTTGGTGCCAAAACGCTGCGGAGTCGCAAGACGTCCATATTAATGAGTGTGATGGTGTGGGTCATGGTGATGATCGCGGCTATCCCTATGCTAGCTTCACAACAAACCTACTTCATAAACAACCTTTCCATTACAACGTGCCACGATGCTATTCcagagaaggaaaagaaaaacatcttcGAGCCGTATTTTGTCACGCTTTTCTGCCTTTGCTTTCTCCTCCCGTTACTCGTGGTGATTTTCTGCTACAGCGCCGTGCTGCGCACCCTAGTGGCCGCTGGTAGCCGATACAGCCACGCGACCCGAGTCACAGCACTCGTGATGGTGGTTTTTATCGTctgtttgctgcccagtaacATCCTCCTGCTCATGAACTACTCCAAATTAGGCAAAAACAGCGATTATGAGGATTTTATTGACACAAACAATGACGACGGCAATCGACTCTATGTGCCGTACATGATCAGCCTCGCGATCAGCACCTTCAACAGCTCTATCGACCCTTTTATCTTCTACTACGTCTCTGAGGACTTTAGAGAAAGAGCTAGAAAGTTGCTATCCTGCTCGAAAACCTCCTATGAAGCGTCTTCTTCTGGAAGTTCCTCAGGGACGATGAGGTCGAAGGTCACGCTGCTTTCCATGTCAGGAAAAACGAAGGGACATTCGGAAAATGGTGCGTCAAATGTGTAA